In uncultured Methanobacterium sp., a genomic segment contains:
- a CDS encoding universal stress protein, which translates to MYQKILLPTDGSKFAEKAADHAIWIASKSGAEIIVLNVIETSSLVGLPAEDLIVRIKEMLKEEGRRSLERISEMVTEEEKELKIEDIKVNLKTEEGSPADAILKTVEKEDIDLVVMGTSGKHGLDRFLLGSVTEKVVRSAKCPVLAVH; encoded by the coding sequence ATGTACCAAAAAATATTATTACCCACTGATGGTTCAAAATTTGCTGAAAAAGCAGCTGACCATGCCATATGGATAGCAAGCAAAAGCGGCGCTGAAATTATCGTTTTAAATGTGATTGAAACATCCTCACTTGTGGGGCTCCCTGCAGAAGACCTCATTGTAAGAATCAAAGAGATGCTTAAAGAAGAGGGGAGAAGATCCTTGGAAAGAATTTCAGAAATGGTTACCGAGGAAGAAAAGGAACTCAAAATAGAAGATATTAAAGTAAACCTTAAAACTGAGGAAGGATCCCCAGCTGATGCCATATTAAAAACTGTGGAAAAGGAAGACATAGATCTGGTAGTCATGGGAACCTCAGGAAAACACGGTTTAGACCGATTTTTATTGGGCAGCGTGACTGAAAAAGTGGTTAGATCAGCAAAATGCCCGGTCTTGGCCGTCCACTAA